From the genome of Methylomonas sp. UP202, one region includes:
- a CDS encoding MG2 domain-containing protein: protein MLDIFGPGRRADSSIRAFARWVFSICPAAVPDNPRVVALSIGLCWTLAGLLTLACAGPAWAGSPFYLTAERSFSNTESPAVRLDYTVTDQPMLLRVLKADNLENFLDGQFNVSRSYEQPVNELNPGHYFAKGLNNAQSPLKLLRGLLDVEFRKALKETNFSGSVLTVTEKPLVSVPQQILVAAPKGFSVVRESYLDLQRNGRQTHDLGWWFNEDAWSENRYKVRQVALEPLPDGLYLLQAVQGKTEAQCLIQVSSLAVQVKQSSEQLLVRTMNRDLQPVAGAKVSVRDGRGRWRAIPGASDAVGELRFDNPDGILDGKLLVRVDAPAGKPGEAPRTALTATDFLPTQAKDDAVFVMTDRPIFKPGETFFYKGIVRNLQDGRLKIPAFQSRQTDVSLLRADGNATGLQGQTLLTDFGSFSGSFDLDPAQTPGLYRLLAQIDQKAYGGEFRVRDYIKPTFYLEWLDRSPSVQPGQTFNLKFRAKRYSGGTPQNVKFEVFLYRKKFEVPQFVSEAGAGLTAGNDYFGQIKSAAPLSQPQRLFSSIEARQAVDASNPWETAAKLAENGDGSFEFTVPVEAQADAKQPKPEQEWIYTLMVRAQDTAGGSAILTDNLYATLSEAQPALRFNKTVAAVGDNDLQLLLQTSYPDGKPAAGAGGVVDVLIDQPGSAKRGLVKLEFQTDERGQQVLTIPALQQYGRLSAVARLETLAGRVMNHAAESQAATLIVAGSGGEAVADNPELELYTPTTILSPGEQAKVFALLPKSWGNNERGAVWETVTGATLFDSRGANAEGRSRWFEVTAKPEYGTGFYHTVTVPVAGGKYKEQTLGFRIVPWDKRLQIAIEPAQAEAEPLKPTQIKLQVKRADGTPAADTELAVSIVDRAVYAVQAEFRPGIFDFFYPLQRSNLSTFYSDDLQGYGYADLLRKPNFALSALKSQSKLAKKAMRDTAGWFPHVVTDANGVAAIDVDMPANVTEWLVTAVASDKDGRLGETTGQFRTKTDIAVDTVGPQFLRGGDEVELAVKLTNHLAAPVKLTGDLSLSESLQRQSGELAWAAELAGKAEQLWPLRLRAAVESGSASLRVGLTAPAPVKVGGAETFDLPIQPAALPQVYAAERRDGGLHFDIPEPAQAKQLTVRVNSGLLGAALQAAAMLAQYPYGCTEQLAHSTVPNLVLLDLIERAGLKAEQLGPLEKPLQRAKQNAALGIRKLIQNQKADGGFGLWPNDSAASVPVTLIAMQALKYAEELKIDGAASAYGKGVVWLEQQAASNQASDGFTLAGYTAATYIYQGPWQQQADFVSRVYADDRAGVADLTAALRLVIAYRTISWHSFNQALQDKSDLQKRLVTRLQQALDAIDPGTYQSERGELYGRLGFGFGLPSVVSEGLGVLFTAGELPQALETKLKRLLLQTQQHGYWTSTYDTAQVIFNTRELLSKEAAAAQNAKARSLKASAAGRVLGNLNRIPGGYLGRFDSLPAAGELADIRIAELSDTDVASASLQVDVPYPAVSARAAGLTVERVFRRITSSGNESIDLNQPLSLGDVVVSEIRIKRHDEPGRLPTGSEFVVVEDGIPALAEGQENDQTYLADAKLQASDDSYWANVKETQRYPDRIVRVAKLQPGGDLTLYQVWKVGRPGNAAIPPASGFDMYNEAVRGNSPAGRVIAR, encoded by the coding sequence ATGTTGGATATTTTCGGTCCAGGTAGACGGGCGGACTCGTCGATTCGAGCTTTCGCTCGATGGGTATTTTCAATTTGTCCGGCCGCGGTCCCCGATAATCCCCGCGTCGTCGCGCTCTCAATCGGGCTATGCTGGACCCTCGCCGGCTTGCTGACGCTGGCTTGCGCCGGACCAGCCTGGGCCGGGAGTCCCTTTTACCTGACCGCCGAGCGCAGCTTTTCCAATACCGAGTCGCCGGCCGTACGCCTCGATTACACCGTCACCGACCAGCCCATGTTGCTTCGGGTATTGAAGGCCGACAACCTGGAAAACTTTTTGGATGGTCAATTCAATGTCAGTCGCAGTTACGAACAACCCGTTAACGAACTCAATCCGGGCCACTATTTCGCCAAGGGTCTGAATAACGCCCAATCGCCGTTGAAGCTGTTGCGCGGCCTGTTGGATGTGGAGTTCCGCAAGGCGTTGAAAGAAACCAACTTTAGCGGCTCGGTATTGACCGTCACCGAAAAACCGCTGGTCTCGGTGCCGCAACAGATTTTGGTCGCGGCGCCTAAAGGTTTTAGCGTCGTCAGGGAAAGCTATCTGGATTTGCAACGCAACGGCCGGCAAACCCACGATTTGGGCTGGTGGTTTAACGAAGACGCCTGGAGTGAAAACCGTTACAAGGTTAGGCAAGTCGCGCTCGAGCCCTTGCCGGACGGCCTTTATTTATTGCAGGCCGTGCAAGGCAAAACCGAGGCGCAATGCTTGATTCAGGTCAGCAGTCTGGCGGTACAGGTCAAGCAATCCAGCGAGCAATTGCTGGTGCGGACGATGAACCGCGATCTGCAACCGGTGGCCGGCGCCAAGGTCAGCGTTCGCGACGGCCGTGGGCGTTGGCGGGCGATCCCGGGTGCTTCCGATGCCGTCGGCGAATTGCGTTTCGACAACCCCGACGGAATTCTAGACGGCAAATTGCTGGTCAGGGTCGATGCGCCGGCCGGCAAGCCGGGCGAAGCACCGCGCACCGCGCTGACCGCGACCGACTTTCTACCGACTCAGGCCAAGGACGACGCGGTGTTTGTCATGACCGACCGGCCGATCTTCAAGCCCGGCGAAACCTTTTTCTACAAGGGCATCGTCCGTAACTTGCAGGATGGACGCTTGAAAATCCCGGCATTTCAATCCAGGCAAACCGACGTTTCGTTGCTGCGCGCCGACGGCAACGCCACCGGTTTGCAAGGCCAAACCCTGTTGACCGATTTCGGCTCGTTTTCCGGCAGCTTCGATTTGGACCCCGCGCAAACGCCGGGCTTGTACCGCTTGTTGGCCCAGATCGACCAAAAAGCCTATGGCGGCGAATTCCGGGTGCGCGATTACATTAAGCCCACCTTTTATCTGGAATGGCTGGATCGCAGCCCCAGCGTGCAACCCGGTCAAACCTTTAACTTGAAATTCCGCGCCAAGCGCTATAGCGGCGGCACGCCGCAAAACGTCAAATTCGAAGTGTTTCTCTACCGCAAGAAATTCGAGGTGCCGCAGTTCGTCAGTGAGGCCGGCGCCGGTTTGACGGCCGGCAATGATTATTTTGGCCAGATCAAATCTGCGGCGCCGCTGAGCCAGCCGCAGCGCTTGTTCAGCTCGATCGAAGCGCGTCAGGCCGTCGATGCCAGCAACCCTTGGGAAACCGCCGCCAAACTGGCCGAAAACGGTGACGGCAGCTTCGAGTTCACGGTGCCGGTCGAGGCTCAAGCCGATGCCAAACAGCCCAAACCCGAACAGGAATGGATTTATACCCTGATGGTGCGCGCCCAGGATACGGCCGGCGGCAGTGCGATTTTGACCGACAACCTGTACGCGACCCTGTCGGAAGCCCAGCCGGCGTTACGCTTCAATAAAACCGTCGCGGCGGTTGGCGACAACGATCTGCAACTGTTGCTGCAAACCAGCTATCCGGACGGCAAACCCGCCGCCGGGGCCGGTGGCGTGGTCGATGTTTTGATCGACCAACCCGGTTCGGCTAAGCGCGGTCTGGTCAAACTGGAATTCCAAACCGACGAACGCGGCCAGCAAGTATTGACGATCCCGGCCCTGCAACAATACGGTCGCTTGTCGGCGGTCGCCCGCTTGGAAACCTTGGCCGGCAGAGTGATGAACCATGCCGCGGAGTCGCAAGCGGCAACCTTGATTGTCGCCGGCAGCGGTGGCGAAGCGGTGGCGGACAATCCGGAACTGGAGTTGTACACGCCGACCACGATACTCAGTCCCGGCGAGCAAGCCAAGGTCTTCGCGCTGCTGCCCAAATCCTGGGGAAATAACGAACGCGGGGCGGTCTGGGAAACCGTGACCGGTGCCACGTTGTTCGATAGTCGCGGCGCGAACGCGGAAGGCCGCAGCCGTTGGTTCGAGGTCACCGCCAAGCCGGAATACGGTACCGGCTTCTACCACACCGTGACCGTGCCGGTGGCCGGCGGTAAGTACAAGGAGCAGACGCTGGGTTTCCGCATCGTGCCGTGGGACAAGCGTTTGCAAATCGCCATAGAACCGGCCCAAGCCGAAGCCGAACCGCTGAAGCCAACTCAAATCAAGCTTCAAGTAAAGCGCGCCGATGGCACCCCGGCCGCCGACACCGAACTGGCGGTCTCCATCGTCGATCGCGCCGTCTACGCGGTACAAGCCGAATTCCGGCCCGGCATTTTCGACTTTTTCTACCCGCTGCAACGCAGCAATTTATCCACTTTTTATTCCGACGACCTGCAAGGCTACGGTTACGCCGATTTGTTACGCAAACCCAATTTCGCGCTGAGCGCCTTGAAAAGCCAAAGCAAGCTGGCGAAGAAAGCGATGCGCGATACCGCCGGCTGGTTTCCGCATGTCGTTACCGATGCCAACGGGGTTGCCGCTATCGATGTCGATATGCCCGCCAACGTCACCGAATGGCTGGTCACCGCGGTCGCCAGCGACAAGGACGGCAGGCTCGGCGAAACGACCGGCCAATTTCGCACCAAGACCGACATAGCCGTCGATACCGTCGGCCCGCAATTTTTGCGCGGCGGCGACGAAGTCGAATTGGCCGTGAAGTTGACCAACCACTTGGCCGCTCCGGTTAAGCTGACCGGCGATCTGAGTCTTTCGGAATCGCTGCAGCGACAAAGCGGTGAGCTTGCCTGGGCTGCCGAACTGGCCGGCAAGGCCGAACAACTGTGGCCGCTGCGTTTACGGGCGGCCGTCGAATCCGGCAGCGCCTCCCTGAGGGTGGGCTTGACCGCGCCGGCGCCGGTCAAGGTCGGTGGTGCCGAGACCTTCGATCTGCCTATTCAGCCGGCCGCGCTACCGCAAGTCTATGCAGCCGAACGCCGCGATGGCGGTTTGCATTTCGATATTCCGGAACCAGCCCAAGCCAAGCAACTGACGGTGCGGGTCAATTCCGGCTTGCTCGGCGCGGCCTTGCAAGCAGCGGCCATGCTGGCGCAATATCCATACGGCTGTACCGAACAATTGGCGCATAGCACTGTGCCGAATCTGGTGCTGCTGGACTTGATCGAGCGGGCCGGTTTGAAAGCCGAGCAACTCGGACCGCTCGAAAAGCCCTTGCAGCGTGCCAAGCAAAATGCCGCGCTGGGCATCCGCAAATTGATACAAAACCAAAAAGCCGACGGCGGTTTCGGATTGTGGCCCAACGACAGCGCCGCGAGTGTACCGGTTACCTTGATTGCGATGCAGGCCTTGAAATACGCCGAGGAGTTAAAGATCGACGGCGCGGCCTCCGCCTACGGGAAAGGCGTGGTCTGGCTGGAGCAGCAGGCCGCCAGCAACCAAGCTTCGGACGGTTTTACGCTGGCCGGCTACACCGCCGCCACTTACATTTACCAAGGGCCATGGCAGCAGCAGGCCGATTTCGTCTCCCGAGTGTATGCCGACGATCGGGCCGGCGTCGCCGACTTGACCGCCGCGCTACGTTTGGTCATCGCCTATCGAACCATTAGCTGGCACAGTTTCAATCAAGCCTTGCAGGACAAATCCGATCTGCAAAAACGCTTGGTTACCCGCTTGCAACAAGCCTTGGACGCGATTGATCCGGGTACTTATCAGTCCGAGCGCGGCGAGTTGTATGGCCGATTGGGTTTTGGCTTCGGATTGCCCAGCGTGGTTTCCGAAGGACTAGGTGTTTTGTTTACGGCCGGTGAACTACCTCAGGCTCTGGAAACCAAACTCAAACGCCTGCTGCTGCAAACTCAGCAACACGGCTATTGGACTTCGACTTACGACACGGCCCAAGTGATCTTCAACACCCGCGAACTACTCAGCAAGGAAGCCGCCGCCGCGCAAAACGCCAAGGCAAGGTCCTTGAAAGCCAGCGCGGCCGGCCGCGTGCTGGGTAATTTGAATCGAATACCCGGCGGTTATCTGGGGCGTTTCGACTCATTGCCGGCGGCCGGCGAGCTGGCGGACATCCGCATTGCCGAGTTAAGCGATACCGACGTGGCTTCGGCCAGCTTGCAAGTGGATGTGCCGTATCCGGCGGTTAGCGCTCGCGCGGCCGGTCTGACCGTCGAGCGGGTTTTTCGCCGCATCACGTCGAGCGGCAACGAATCGATCGACTTGAACCAGCCGCTAAGCCTCGGCGATGTGGTAGTCAGCGAAATCCGGATCAAACGGCATGACGAGCCGGGTCGTTTGCCAACCGGCAGCGAATTCGTCGTCGTCGAAGATGGAATTCCGGCGTTGGCGGAAGGCCAGGAGAACGACCAAACCTACTTGGCCGACGCCAAATTGCAAGCCAGCGACGACAGCTATTGGGCCAACGTCAAGGAAACCCAGCGCTACCCGGACCGCATCGTTCGCGTCGCCAAGCTACAACCCGGTGGGGATTTAACCTTATACCAAGTTTGGAAAGTCGGCCGTCCCGGTAATGCTGCGATACCGCCGGCCAGCGGCTTCGACATGTATAACGAGGCGGTTAGGGGGAATAGTCCGGCCGGAAGAGTGATTGCGCGTTAG